In one window of Frigoriglobus tundricola DNA:
- a CDS encoding phytoene desaturase family protein gives MSDVVVIGSGPNGLAAAITLAQQGYSVLVVEAAETVGGGTRSAALTLPGFVHDVCSAVHPMAVASPFFQSLPLADHSLEWVHPETPFAHPVTDHTAVALERSVDATADALGPDARAYRRLMAPLAAGADGLFRDLLGPFGIPRHPFLAMRFGLQAIRSAAGLAESWFRTAEARALVAGLAAHAVMPLERSPTAAIALMLGVAGHAVGWPFPRGGAQKLADALAAYLRALGGRIELGRTVESIDEFPAARAILLDVTPRQVVALAGHKLPGRYGRALARYRYGPGVFKVDWALSGPIPWRAAECRRAGTVHVGGTLEEVAESERAPWRGEHPDRPFVLLAQPSVFDPTRAPDGKHTAWGYCHVPNGSTVDMTERIEAQVERFAPGFRDLVLARHTMNTVAMQAHNPNYIGGDITGGVADWWQLFTRPVARLNPYTTPLRNVYICSASTPPGGGVHGMCGYFAARAAARRLQASTL, from the coding sequence GTCGGCGGCGGAACCCGGTCGGCGGCGCTCACCCTGCCGGGATTCGTTCACGACGTCTGCTCGGCCGTTCACCCGATGGCGGTCGCCTCTCCGTTCTTTCAATCCCTCCCGCTCGCGGACCACAGTTTGGAGTGGGTTCACCCCGAAACCCCGTTCGCACATCCCGTCACCGATCACACCGCGGTGGCCCTGGAGCGCTCGGTGGACGCGACCGCCGACGCGCTCGGTCCGGACGCCCGCGCCTACCGACGGCTGATGGCCCCGCTGGCGGCCGGCGCGGACGGCCTGTTCCGCGACCTGCTCGGTCCGTTCGGCATCCCGCGGCACCCGTTCCTGGCGATGCGGTTCGGGCTCCAGGCGATTCGTTCGGCCGCGGGCCTGGCGGAATCGTGGTTCCGCACGGCCGAAGCGCGGGCGCTCGTCGCGGGCCTCGCCGCGCACGCGGTGATGCCCCTGGAACGATCGCCCACCGCGGCGATTGCGCTGATGCTCGGCGTGGCGGGTCACGCGGTCGGGTGGCCGTTCCCGCGCGGCGGAGCCCAGAAGCTGGCTGACGCACTCGCGGCGTACTTGCGCGCTCTCGGCGGGCGGATCGAACTCGGCCGAACGGTCGAGTCGATCGACGAGTTCCCCGCCGCCCGCGCGATCCTCCTCGACGTCACGCCGCGCCAGGTGGTCGCGCTCGCCGGTCACAAGCTCCCGGGCCGATACGGCCGCGCACTGGCACGCTACCGGTACGGCCCCGGTGTGTTCAAGGTGGACTGGGCTCTGTCCGGGCCGATCCCGTGGCGGGCCGCGGAGTGCCGCCGCGCCGGAACCGTTCACGTCGGCGGGACGCTGGAGGAAGTCGCGGAGTCCGAGCGCGCCCCGTGGCGCGGCGAGCACCCGGACCGGCCGTTCGTGTTACTCGCGCAGCCGAGCGTCTTCGACCCGACGCGGGCACCGGACGGGAAACACACGGCGTGGGGCTACTGTCACGTGCCGAACGGCTCGACGGTGGACATGACCGAGCGCATCGAAGCGCAGGTGGAACGGTTCGCGCCGGGGTTCCGCGACCTCGTCCTCGCCCGGCACACCATGAACACGGTGGCGATGCAGGCTCACAACCCGAACTACATCGGCGGGGACATCACCGGCGGCGTCGCGGACTGGTGGCAACTCTTCACGCGACCGGTCGCGCGGCTGAACCCGTACACGACGCCGCTCCGCAACGTGTACATCTGCTCGGCCTCGACGCCGCCGGGCGGCGGCGTCCACGGCATGTGCGGTTATTTCGCCGCCCGCGCCGCGGCCCGCCGTCTCCAGGCCAGCACGTTGTGA
- a CDS encoding HEAT repeat domain-containing protein, translating into MARCLNSGRCVVPLAAVTLLAMAGNSLAQQPASQPVLPPLPSFPVPNVPSPVVPDLPPLPPPSVGTAQTVPPQLTVAPSLPPLPPTSQRFYFQIDPSTPVKNLLPPPPKSGTRRGPVLTDDLTKVPEVAFQAKPDAPDKAVEQAAHQLAKINHLNAKRTDAFMTELLEARADLAGLPFVMGDDCRTSGERAKQFTIAATTVRQALNHGVQNFWNIFGTLCDQQDAARSKTDKALAAHVTVARIAALMQMFAAESPELRLGLVKYLTGVAQPEATKALARLAIFTSEDDVRLAAVDALKVRREKDYTEILVNGLRCPWPAVAKRAADAIARLEREDLIPELVKLLEVEDPRLPQAKRKGWVDVPVVREMVKLNHHQNCVMCHAPAGSGVVSASAITAEVAVLGQPLPTPAEGYRKSTPELMIRVDVTYLRPDFSAVLAVGDAHPWPEEQRFDFLVRERQLTNEEAATYHEKLTPKGAGVLSPYHKAALAALRDMTGKDAAPTAAAWRELLGSR; encoded by the coding sequence ATGGCCCGGTGTCTAAATTCCGGTCGTTGCGTCGTGCCGCTCGCGGCGGTCACGCTGCTGGCGATGGCGGGGAACAGTCTGGCACAGCAGCCCGCTTCGCAGCCTGTGTTGCCGCCGCTCCCGAGTTTCCCGGTTCCGAACGTGCCGTCACCGGTTGTTCCCGACCTGCCGCCGCTGCCGCCACCGTCTGTGGGCACCGCTCAGACTGTGCCGCCTCAGCTCACAGTAGCGCCTTCGCTTCCGCCGCTTCCGCCGACCTCTCAACGCTTCTATTTCCAGATCGATCCGTCCACACCGGTGAAGAATCTGCTCCCGCCGCCACCGAAGTCCGGCACTCGGCGTGGCCCGGTTCTGACGGACGATCTCACCAAGGTGCCGGAGGTCGCGTTTCAGGCCAAGCCGGACGCTCCGGACAAGGCGGTCGAACAGGCGGCGCACCAACTCGCCAAGATCAATCACCTGAACGCCAAGAGGACCGACGCCTTCATGACCGAACTGCTGGAGGCCCGCGCAGACCTCGCGGGCCTGCCGTTCGTGATGGGTGACGACTGCCGCACCTCCGGCGAGCGGGCAAAGCAGTTCACTATCGCGGCCACGACCGTGCGTCAGGCTCTCAACCACGGTGTGCAAAACTTTTGGAACATCTTCGGCACCCTCTGCGACCAACAGGACGCGGCCCGTTCCAAAACCGATAAGGCGCTGGCGGCTCACGTGACCGTCGCGCGGATCGCGGCCCTGATGCAGATGTTCGCGGCCGAATCGCCCGAACTGCGGCTCGGCCTCGTGAAGTACCTGACCGGGGTGGCGCAGCCCGAAGCGACCAAGGCACTCGCGCGGCTGGCGATCTTCACGAGCGAAGACGACGTGCGCCTGGCAGCAGTCGATGCGCTCAAGGTGCGGCGGGAGAAGGACTACACCGAAATCCTGGTCAACGGGCTCCGCTGCCCGTGGCCGGCGGTCGCCAAGCGGGCGGCCGACGCGATCGCGCGACTGGAGCGGGAAGACCTGATCCCCGAACTCGTGAAGCTGCTCGAAGTCGAAGACCCGCGGCTGCCGCAGGCGAAGCGGAAGGGGTGGGTGGACGTGCCGGTGGTACGCGAGATGGTGAAGCTGAACCATCACCAGAACTGTGTGATGTGTCACGCGCCGGCGGGGTCGGGCGTGGTGTCCGCGTCGGCGATCACGGCCGAGGTCGCCGTTCTCGGGCAGCCGCTGCCGACACCGGCCGAGGGGTACCGGAAGTCCACTCCGGAACTGATGATCCGGGTTGACGTGACCTACCTGCGTCCCGATTTCTCCGCGGTGCTGGCGGTCGGTGACGCGCACCCGTGGCCGGAGGAGCAACGGTTCGATTTCCTGGTCCGCGAGCGTCAACTGACGAACGAGGAGGCAGCGACCTACCACGAGAAACTGACCCCGAAGGGGGCCGGCGTCCTCTCGCCGTATCACAAGGCCGCGCTGGCCGCGCTCCGCGACATGACCGGCAAGGACGCGGCGCCAACGGCCGCCGCCTGGCGAGAACTGCTCGGTTCGCGTTGA
- the mgtA gene encoding magnesium-translocating P-type ATPase: MPVSTPVAPPAARRPTTEARGSIAPVLRGTATRAVPDVLTALNSTPDGISRAEAEVRREQEGPNEIASEKSPHWSVQLLRAFNVPFNYLLMVLALVAIVTDDDRAAVVISVMVGLSGTLRFWQEFRSNRAAEKLRAMVRTTATVCRPFLAPNTEPGAPPAPTSDGEEVPLRDLVPGDVIRLSAGDLVPADVRLLSAKDLFVSQAALTGESMQVEKADVPPAEAERLLAGGAAPLELPSLCFMGTTVVSGTAHAAVVVTGDRTYLGSLARQLTGQRVVTAFDKGVRSVSWLLIRFIFVMAPVVFLLNGLTKGDWYEAFLFAVAIAVGLTPEMLPMIVTANLARGAVAMSRRKVIVKKLPAIQNLGAMDVLCTDKTGTLTQDKVVLIRHLDVDGNTSQGVFEYGFLNSHFQTGLKNLLDRAVLERANEKKVQELARRFQKYDEVPFDFQRRRMSVVVNEAHKDRDFLICKGAAEEVLGACTHARVGDHDVPLTDAVRGRAQALQAQMNRDGLRVIAVAVKQVPAQGSKQYGVADEADLTLIGFMTFLDPPKESAAPAIAALARHGVAVKILTGDNEPVTRKVCKEVGLSAPSVLLGPQVEQMTDPELERAAEETVLFVKLNPAQKARIIAALKRRGHTVGFLGDGINDAPALREADVGVSVDTGADIARESADIILLEKSLMVLEAGVLLGRQTHGNTIKYIKMAASSNFGNVFSVLAASVWLPFLPMLAIHLLIQNLLYDVSQIGIPFDRTDPEYLETPRKWQIDDLGRFMITIGPISSVFDLTTFAVMYYVFRANAPDQQALFQSAWFVEGLLSQTLIIHMIRTAKVPFVQSTAAPLLLALTVAVMAAGVAVPFTSLGAAVGLVPLPWAYFPWLAATLICYCLLTQFVKRWYIRKFGTWL; this comes from the coding sequence ATGCCGGTGAGTACCCCCGTCGCCCCGCCGGCCGCTCGGCGCCCCACGACCGAAGCACGCGGGTCGATCGCTCCGGTGCTCCGCGGGACCGCCACGCGAGCGGTGCCGGACGTACTCACCGCCCTGAATTCGACCCCGGACGGCATCAGCCGCGCGGAGGCCGAGGTGCGGCGGGAACAGGAAGGGCCGAACGAAATCGCCAGCGAGAAGTCGCCCCACTGGTCCGTCCAACTCCTCCGCGCCTTCAACGTCCCGTTTAACTACCTTCTCATGGTGCTGGCGCTCGTCGCTATCGTCACGGACGACGACCGGGCCGCCGTGGTCATTTCCGTGATGGTCGGTCTCAGCGGGACACTACGGTTCTGGCAGGAGTTCCGCTCCAACCGGGCCGCCGAGAAGCTGCGGGCAATGGTCCGCACCACCGCCACCGTTTGTCGTCCCTTCCTCGCACCGAATACGGAACCGGGAGCGCCACCGGCCCCGACCTCGGACGGCGAAGAAGTCCCGCTCCGCGACCTGGTGCCCGGGGACGTGATCCGCCTGTCGGCCGGCGACCTCGTCCCCGCCGACGTCCGGTTATTGTCGGCGAAAGACCTGTTCGTCAGCCAGGCCGCGCTCACGGGCGAATCCATGCAGGTCGAGAAGGCGGACGTGCCGCCGGCCGAAGCCGAGCGCCTGCTCGCCGGCGGGGCCGCGCCGCTCGAACTCCCCAGCCTGTGCTTCATGGGAACGACCGTCGTGAGCGGAACGGCCCACGCCGCGGTCGTGGTCACCGGCGACCGGACCTACCTCGGCTCCCTCGCCCGGCAGTTGACCGGGCAGCGGGTCGTCACGGCGTTCGACAAGGGCGTGCGCAGCGTCAGTTGGCTCCTCATCCGGTTCATCTTCGTGATGGCACCGGTGGTCTTCTTGCTCAACGGGCTCACCAAGGGCGACTGGTACGAGGCGTTCCTGTTCGCCGTGGCGATCGCGGTCGGGCTGACGCCCGAAATGCTCCCGATGATCGTCACCGCCAACCTGGCCCGCGGGGCCGTGGCGATGTCGCGCCGAAAGGTCATCGTCAAGAAGCTGCCCGCGATCCAGAACCTGGGGGCGATGGACGTCCTCTGCACCGACAAGACCGGCACGCTCACCCAGGACAAGGTCGTGCTGATCCGGCACCTCGATGTGGACGGCAACACGTCCCAGGGGGTGTTCGAGTACGGGTTCCTCAACAGCCACTTCCAAACGGGGCTCAAGAACCTGCTCGACCGCGCGGTCCTGGAACGCGCCAACGAGAAGAAGGTGCAAGAACTGGCCCGACGGTTCCAGAAATACGACGAGGTGCCGTTCGATTTCCAGAGGCGGCGGATGTCGGTCGTGGTGAACGAGGCCCACAAGGACCGTGACTTCCTGATCTGCAAGGGGGCCGCCGAGGAGGTGCTCGGCGCCTGCACTCACGCGCGCGTCGGTGACCACGACGTCCCGCTCACGGACGCCGTTCGGGGCCGGGCCCAGGCCCTCCAGGCGCAGATGAACCGGGACGGGTTGCGGGTGATCGCCGTCGCGGTGAAACAGGTGCCGGCCCAGGGGAGCAAGCAGTACGGCGTGGCCGACGAGGCGGACCTCACCCTGATCGGGTTCATGACGTTCCTCGATCCGCCGAAGGAGTCCGCCGCCCCGGCCATCGCGGCGCTCGCGCGGCACGGGGTCGCGGTCAAGATCCTCACGGGCGACAACGAGCCCGTCACGCGCAAGGTGTGCAAGGAGGTGGGGCTGTCCGCGCCGTCCGTTCTGCTCGGTCCCCAGGTCGAACAGATGACCGATCCGGAGCTGGAGAGGGCCGCCGAGGAAACGGTCCTGTTCGTCAAGCTGAACCCGGCGCAGAAGGCGCGGATCATCGCGGCGCTCAAGCGCCGGGGCCACACGGTCGGGTTCCTGGGGGACGGGATCAACGACGCCCCGGCCCTGCGCGAGGCCGACGTGGGCGTGTCGGTGGACACCGGCGCCGACATCGCCCGCGAATCGGCCGACATCATCCTGCTGGAAAAGAGCCTGATGGTTCTCGAAGCGGGCGTGCTGCTGGGCCGCCAGACCCACGGGAACACGATCAAGTACATCAAGATGGCGGCCAGTTCCAACTTCGGCAACGTCTTCAGCGTGCTGGCCGCGAGCGTGTGGCTGCCGTTCCTCCCGATGCTGGCGATCCACCTGCTGATCCAGAACCTGCTCTACGACGTGTCCCAGATCGGCATCCCGTTCGACCGCACGGACCCCGAGTACCTGGAGACGCCGCGGAAGTGGCAGATCGACGACCTCGGCCGGTTCATGATCACCATCGGCCCGATCAGTTCGGTCTTCGACCTCACCACGTTCGCGGTCATGTACTACGTGTTCCGGGCGAACGCGCCGGACCAGCAGGCCCTGTTCCAGTCGGCGTGGTTCGTCGAGGGGCTGCTGTCCCAGACGCTCATCATCCACATGATCCGCACCGCCAAGGTGCCGTTCGTGCAGAGCACCGCGGCGCCCCTGCTGCTGGCGCTCACGGTGGCTGTGATGGCGGCCGGTGTGGCCGTCCCGTTCACGTCCCTCGGTGCGGCGGTCGGCCTGGTGCCGCTCCCGTGGGCGTACTTCCCCTGGCTCGCCGCGACCCTCATCTGCTACTGCCTGCTGACTCAGTTCGTCAAGCGCTGGTACATCCGCAAATTCGGCACATGGCTCTGA
- a CDS encoding sensor histidine kinase, with protein MRIRHLQSRFVLAGSLLVAATIGSSLWSALTFVRLNAGVDQTLRESQETIDLTAELAGALEREDDALLLFLSGDQDAARRVLAAERRRGDASFVRMRASLHDGEDEERAIAGDLRALIDRYRAAGDELLAAGPRPGALEPYHRTVNPLLRQAGAGCDKLREANFKAMRTAGVRARDGSARGTRVVISIAVLAVLVGAAVSVWLARSVLRPIRELTDSVEDVRHGNFDRRVAETTADELGRLAAGFNRMAEALAEYRRSSLGELIAAKMTLEATLDALPDAVLVFGPDGALVAANPPARALLAATGSDPAPHLSAFPICDEHRAAVAAALAGKPPPARRPDFRHTHDATLNGQRRRFLLTAVPIAAFAGGRFGAVAVFDDVTEFARLDELRSELIGVASHELRSPLTSLRMNLLMLGERVAEMPLRQRQLVAAAVEGCEELGDTIEELLDVTRIESGQLRLNLVLLDPGVVLETACQGLETRFDDARVRLMITRESEAVTVRGDTARLRSVFANVLTNALKYSPAGSGVRVRLASRQNTGTDGPPALQITVTDEGPGVPAEYRERVFEKFFRVEDHTGQRAEGVRGTGIGLYLCREIVKAHGGTITCEPAEGGTGTRIAIALPAA; from the coding sequence ATGCGGATTCGACACCTTCAGTCCCGGTTCGTTCTGGCCGGGAGCCTGCTGGTCGCAGCGACAATCGGCAGCAGCCTCTGGAGCGCCCTCACCTTCGTCCGGCTCAACGCCGGTGTGGACCAGACGCTCCGCGAGAGCCAGGAAACGATCGACCTCACTGCCGAACTGGCCGGTGCCCTGGAGCGAGAAGACGACGCCCTTCTCTTGTTCCTCAGCGGCGACCAGGACGCGGCCCGCCGCGTCCTCGCCGCGGAGCGCCGGCGGGGCGACGCCAGCTTCGTTCGGATGCGCGCGAGCCTGCACGACGGCGAAGACGAGGAGCGGGCCATCGCGGGCGACCTTCGCGCGCTCATCGACCGGTACCGGGCCGCGGGGGACGAACTGCTGGCCGCCGGCCCGCGGCCCGGCGCGCTCGAGCCGTACCACCGGACCGTCAACCCGCTGCTGCGCCAGGCCGGGGCCGGGTGCGACAAGCTCCGCGAGGCCAACTTCAAGGCGATGCGAACCGCCGGCGTGCGCGCGCGCGACGGGTCCGCGCGCGGCACCCGGGTCGTGATTTCCATCGCGGTGCTGGCCGTCCTGGTCGGCGCGGCGGTGTCCGTCTGGCTCGCGCGCTCGGTCCTCCGCCCGATCCGGGAGCTGACGGACTCCGTCGAGGACGTCCGGCACGGGAACTTCGACCGCCGCGTGGCGGAGACCACGGCGGACGAACTCGGCCGGCTCGCGGCCGGGTTCAACCGGATGGCAGAAGCGCTCGCCGAGTACCGCCGCTCCAGCCTGGGCGAATTGATCGCCGCGAAGATGACGCTGGAAGCGACGCTCGACGCGCTGCCGGATGCCGTCCTCGTGTTCGGACCGGACGGGGCACTCGTCGCCGCCAACCCGCCGGCTCGTGCGCTGCTCGCCGCCACGGGCTCCGATCCCGCCCCCCACTTGAGCGCGTTCCCGATCTGCGACGAGCACCGAGCGGCCGTCGCCGCGGCGCTAGCGGGGAAGCCACCGCCCGCCCGCCGCCCCGATTTCCGACACACCCACGACGCCACTCTGAACGGCCAGCGCCGGCGGTTCCTGCTCACGGCCGTGCCGATCGCCGCGTTCGCCGGGGGCCGGTTCGGGGCGGTCGCGGTCTTCGACGACGTGACCGAATTCGCGCGACTCGACGAGTTGCGGAGCGAACTGATCGGCGTGGCGTCGCACGAGTTGCGTTCCCCGCTGACCAGCCTCCGCATGAACCTGTTGATGCTCGGTGAGCGGGTCGCGGAGATGCCCCTCCGGCAGCGACAACTTGTAGCGGCGGCTGTTGAGGGGTGCGAGGAACTCGGGGACACCATCGAAGAACTGCTGGACGTGACCCGAATCGAATCCGGTCAGTTGCGACTGAACCTGGTGCTTCTCGATCCGGGAGTGGTGCTGGAGACGGCGTGCCAGGGGCTCGAAACGCGGTTCGACGACGCCCGCGTCCGGCTCATGATCACACGCGAATCCGAGGCGGTGACGGTTCGAGGCGATACCGCCCGGCTCCGGAGCGTGTTCGCCAACGTGCTCACCAACGCGCTGAAATACTCGCCAGCCGGGAGTGGTGTCCGTGTCCGGCTGGCGTCCCGGCAAAACACCGGAACCGACGGACCGCCCGCCCTGCAAATCACCGTGACGGACGAGGGGCCGGGGGTGCCGGCCGAGTACCGGGAGCGCGTCTTCGAGAAATTTTTCCGCGTCGAAGACCACACCGGCCAGCGCGCCGAAGGCGTGCGCGGAACGGGAATCGGCCTGTATTTGTGCCGCGAGATCGTTAAGGCCCACGGCGGCACCATCACCTGCGAGCCGGCCGAGGGCGGCACCGGCACGCGAATCGCCATAGCACTTCCCGCCGCCTGA
- a CDS encoding sigma-54-dependent transcriptional regulator produces MESSWSALVIDDDPGVRQSIRLCLEADGARVQHAATSAGGTDALERARFDVVFLDLWLGAESGLTLLPEVLRRQPGIGVIVITAFASYETAVEAMKLGAVDYLPKPFTPEQVRTAARRVVTANVLKRRLSELQDRLVASEGVSSFETSSPAFAAFLQTAARAAASDASVLLRGESGTGKTVLARWIRRQSRRPDGPFVTVHCPLLSNELMSSTLFGHKKGSFTGAVTDAVGKAEEAEGGTLFLDEVADLTADAQARLLRFLNDRTYERVGEAKERRADVRLIAATNRSLEDDVRTGRFREDLFFRLNVISLTVPPLRDRREDVLPMARHYLSCFERLQGRQHLAFSPRCEQAVTAHTWPGNLRELRNAVERAVILCPSSVIEPSDLGLAPLAVSEGVASPIALGADVSLEDVEREHLARVVARAASFEAAARVLGIDATTLQRKRKKYGLA; encoded by the coding sequence ATGGAATCGTCCTGGTCCGCTCTCGTCATCGACGACGATCCCGGTGTGCGGCAGTCGATCCGGCTCTGCCTGGAGGCCGACGGCGCGCGGGTCCAGCACGCCGCCACTTCGGCCGGCGGGACCGACGCCCTGGAGCGGGCGCGGTTCGACGTCGTCTTCCTCGACCTCTGGCTCGGCGCGGAGTCCGGCCTGACGCTGTTGCCGGAGGTCCTCCGCCGCCAGCCCGGTATCGGGGTGATCGTCATCACCGCCTTCGCTTCATACGAAACGGCCGTCGAAGCCATGAAGCTCGGCGCGGTGGACTACCTGCCCAAACCGTTCACCCCCGAACAGGTCCGCACGGCGGCGCGGCGGGTCGTCACCGCCAACGTCCTCAAGCGCCGGCTGAGCGAGCTTCAGGACCGGCTCGTCGCGTCCGAGGGCGTGAGCAGCTTCGAGACGTCGAGCCCGGCGTTCGCGGCCTTCCTCCAGACGGCCGCCCGCGCGGCGGCGTCCGATGCCAGCGTTCTACTGCGGGGCGAGAGCGGCACCGGGAAGACCGTCCTCGCCCGGTGGATTCGCCGCCAGAGCCGGCGCCCGGATGGGCCGTTTGTGACGGTCCACTGCCCCCTGCTCTCTAATGAGCTAATGTCAAGCACCCTGTTCGGGCACAAGAAGGGCTCGTTCACGGGAGCGGTAACGGACGCGGTCGGCAAAGCCGAAGAGGCCGAAGGCGGGACGCTGTTCCTGGACGAAGTCGCCGACCTGACGGCCGACGCCCAGGCCCGACTGCTCCGGTTCCTGAACGACCGAACCTACGAGCGGGTCGGCGAGGCCAAGGAGCGGCGCGCCGACGTGCGGCTGATCGCGGCCACGAACCGCTCGCTGGAAGACGACGTGCGGACCGGCCGGTTCCGGGAGGACCTCTTCTTCCGGTTGAACGTCATCAGCCTGACGGTGCCGCCCCTGCGGGACCGCCGGGAGGACGTGCTCCCAATGGCCCGGCACTACCTGAGTTGTTTCGAGCGCCTCCAGGGGCGGCAGCACCTCGCCTTCTCCCCGCGGTGCGAGCAGGCCGTCACGGCGCATACGTGGCCGGGCAACTTGCGCGAACTCCGGAACGCCGTCGAGCGGGCCGTGATCCTGTGCCCGTCGTCGGTCATCGAACCCTCGGACCTGGGGCTCGCTCCGCTCGCGGTCTCCGAAGGGGTGGCAAGTCCGATCGCGTTGGGAGCCGATGTTTCACTCGAAGACGTCGAGCGCGAGCACCTCGCGCGGGTCGTGGCCCGCGCGGCGTCGTTCGAGGCCGCCGCCCGGGTCCTCGGGATCGACGCGACCACGCTCCAGCGGAAGCGGAAGAAGTACGGGCTGGCGTAG
- a CDS encoding DUF1559 family PulG-like putative transporter yields MIHTHTRRPAFTLIELLVVIAIIAILIGLLLPAVQKVRAAAARMTCQNKFKQIVLAVHNYAGANSDRMPPVNFYQVVNTGTGNAAQGSAHYALLAYLEQGNLYNQFTVDRPDAGYGNAQAASGGGAVNVALKTFSCPSDPTNINGLAVGGPYSGQWGLSNYSYNLVFFGGGGAVNALGKPCGYAIGSIPDGTSNTLGLGEQIAGYPASFTTGGYGGSEAYNTWAWPAVGTAGLSGGATYGPYSPDPAYCPGGALYGSNFPLPQAGNPNQINTTTFSSTHTGIINAAMMDGSVRSVQTSVSQTTWNRVLVPDDGQVLGSDW; encoded by the coding sequence GTGATCCACACGCACACACGCCGCCCCGCGTTCACGCTGATCGAACTGCTGGTGGTGATTGCCATCATTGCGATCCTGATCGGCCTCTTGCTCCCCGCCGTCCAGAAGGTCCGCGCGGCCGCGGCCCGCATGACGTGCCAGAACAAGTTCAAGCAGATCGTCCTCGCCGTCCACAACTACGCCGGCGCGAACAGCGACCGGATGCCGCCCGTCAACTTTTACCAGGTCGTGAACACGGGCACCGGCAACGCCGCCCAGGGGTCGGCCCACTACGCGCTCCTGGCGTACCTCGAACAGGGCAACTTGTACAACCAGTTCACCGTGGACCGGCCGGACGCCGGGTACGGGAACGCCCAGGCGGCGTCCGGGGGCGGGGCGGTGAACGTCGCGCTCAAAACCTTCTCGTGCCCGTCCGATCCGACCAATATCAATGGGCTCGCCGTCGGCGGTCCGTACAGCGGCCAGTGGGGGCTGTCGAACTACTCGTACAACCTCGTGTTCTTCGGCGGCGGCGGCGCGGTCAACGCGCTCGGTAAGCCGTGCGGGTACGCGATCGGCAGCATCCCGGACGGGACGTCGAACACGCTCGGCCTCGGCGAGCAGATCGCCGGCTACCCGGCGTCGTTCACCACCGGTGGGTACGGCGGGTCCGAAGCGTACAACACCTGGGCGTGGCCGGCGGTCGGAACGGCGGGCCTCTCGGGCGGGGCGACCTACGGGCCGTACAGCCCGGACCCGGCCTACTGCCCCGGCGGCGCGCTGTACGGGTCGAACTTCCCGCTCCCGCAGGCCGGCAACCCGAACCAGATCAACACGACGACGTTCTCCAGCACGCACACCGGTATCATCAACGCCGCGATGATGGACGGCAGCGTGCGGTCGGTGCAGACCAGTGTGAGCCAGACGACGTGGAACCGTGTCCTCGTCCCGGACGACGGACAGGTCCTGGGTAGCGACTGGTGA